One window of the Chryseobacterium camelliae genome contains the following:
- a CDS encoding DUF1573 domain-containing protein, producing the protein MKKLIAGIALFGTFAIASAQTITFDKTTFDYGTIKPSSDGIRYFTVTNTGDKPLVLSNVKASCGCTTPEFSTDPIMPGKSAKIKVGYNTAINGGFNKMIEVFSNDPANSRSVIYIKGTVDANAPEPKPLTPEEQKKAAKDQKAAEKAAKKAAKVAAKK; encoded by the coding sequence ATGAAAAAATTAATTGCAGGTATTGCACTATTCGGAACATTTGCTATTGCATCTGCACAAACCATCACTTTTGATAAAACCACTTTTGACTATGGTACAATTAAGCCAAGTTCTGACGGTATCAGATACTTCACAGTAACGAATACCGGTGACAAGCCATTAGTTCTTTCCAATGTAAAAGCATCTTGCGGATGTACGACTCCGGAATTCAGCACAGATCCTATTATGCCTGGAAAATCTGCTAAAATCAAAGTTGGATACAACACCGCGATCAACGGAGGTTTCAACAAAATGATTGAAGTATTCTCTAATGACCCTGCGAACAGCAGAAGCGTAATTTACATCAAAGGAACCGTAGATGCCAACGCTCCTGAGCCGAAGCCATTAACTCCTGAAGAGCAGAAAAAAGCGGCTAAAGATCAGAAAGCGGCTGAAAAAGCTGCTAAGAAAGCCGCTAAAGTTGCTGCCAAAAAGTAA
- a CDS encoding DUF72 domain-containing protein, translating to MKFGKVANPSHIDFTLPENHPSTEAILRRNKKGLENISIGCAKWSRADLKGFYPKGTKDELRYYATQFNSIELNATVYGMPTPEQIITWKDKTPEHFRFFPKITNTVSHFRRLIDVTDAVTQFASAVMHFDEKLGMVFLQLHDNFQPKDYDRLEKFVKDWPQEIPVAVELRNEAWFSDEAVFNKTCMLFEDHCITNIIVDTPGRRDMLHMRLTTPNTFIRYVATDTEHDYQRLDAWIDRLTHWKQQGLRNLYFFVHQDISNSSLLSAYFIEKINNAWNTSIHIPKMATESTGTLF from the coding sequence ATGAAATTCGGAAAAGTAGCGAATCCTTCCCATATTGACTTTACTTTACCTGAAAACCATCCGTCGACGGAAGCCATTCTGAGGCGGAATAAAAAAGGCCTGGAAAACATCTCCATAGGATGCGCCAAATGGAGCCGTGCCGACCTCAAAGGATTTTATCCTAAAGGCACCAAAGATGAACTGCGTTATTATGCCACTCAATTTAACTCTATTGAGCTTAACGCAACGGTTTACGGAATGCCTACACCAGAACAGATTATCACCTGGAAAGATAAAACGCCTGAGCATTTCAGGTTTTTTCCTAAGATCACCAATACAGTCTCACACTTCAGACGGCTGATTGATGTTACAGATGCAGTTACACAGTTTGCTTCTGCCGTTATGCACTTTGATGAAAAACTGGGTATGGTATTCTTGCAGCTGCACGATAACTTTCAGCCAAAGGATTATGACCGCCTGGAAAAATTTGTCAAAGACTGGCCCCAAGAGATTCCGGTTGCTGTAGAGCTCAGAAATGAAGCATGGTTTTCAGACGAAGCAGTTTTCAATAAAACCTGTATGCTGTTTGAGGATCATTGTATCACCAATATCATTGTGGATACGCCGGGAAGAAGAGATATGCTCCATATGAGGCTCACCACACCCAATACTTTTATCCGGTATGTGGCTACAGATACTGAACATGACTATCAAAGACTGGATGCCTGGATCGACCGCCTGACCCATTGGAAGCAGCAGGGGCTTCGCAACCTTTACTTCTTCGTACATCAGGATATCAGTAATTCCAGTCTGTTATCCGCTTACTTTATTGAAAAGATAAATAATGCATGGAATACCTCAATCCATATTCCCAAAATGGCTACCGAAAGTACCGGCACCCTGTTTTAA
- a CDS encoding valine--tRNA ligase, whose translation MQISEKYNPQEAEQKWYSYWLENKYFHSEPNDKPPYTVVIPPPNVTGILHMGHMLNNTIQDVLVRRARMQGFNACWVPGTDHASIATEAKVVAKLKSEGISKSDITREEFLKHAWEWTDKYGGTILEQLKKLGCSCDWDRTRFTMEEKLSRQVIRSFVDLYNKGLIYRGYRMVNWDPEAKTNISDEEVIFKEQNGKLYFLKYKIAGSDEFLTVATTRPETIFGDTAVCINPNDERYAHLKGKEVIVPIVDRVIPIIEDEYVDIEFGTGVLKITPAHDTNDYEIGQKHSLQMIDALDDDGNLNDHGLHYAGKNRFEVRKQIARELEEKDLLLKAEDYVNKVGTSERTGAVIEPKVSVQWFLKMSEIAKPALDVVVDDEVKFYPEKFKNTYKHWMDNIRDWNISRQLWWGQQIPAYYYGDGENDFVVAETREEALALAKEKTGNRELSADHLKQDEDALDTWFSSWLWPMSVFDGLLDPENKDINYYYPTSDLVTGPDIIFFWVARMIMSGLEYRKEVPFKNVYFTGIVRDKQRRKMSKSLGNSPDPLELMDKYGADGVRVGILLSSAAGNDLLFDEDLMLQGRNFMTKIWSAFRLINMWNHEDKPANTADNQAIEWFGNRLNKTIAEIEDQFEKFRISDALHLVYKLIWDDFCAWYLEAIKPNYGEGISKEVYDKTIEFFEELMKLLHPFMPFLTEELWQTISERSINEALVIAQQKKAGSYDEAIIKNFETASELISGIRNYRQTKGISPRETVDVYTNASAFANEAVIKKLANVSEVYFGTKTDKPSFTFLVGATEVSIPLSENLDLEEEKSKTEEELKYLKGFLTSVDKKLSNEKFVANAKPEVVETERKKQKDAQDKITILEEKLKSLS comes from the coding sequence ATGCAGATTTCAGAAAAGTATAATCCACAGGAAGCAGAACAGAAATGGTACAGCTACTGGCTGGAAAATAAGTATTTCCATTCAGAGCCCAACGACAAGCCGCCTTACACCGTGGTCATCCCTCCGCCTAACGTAACGGGGATTTTGCACATGGGGCATATGCTTAACAATACCATTCAGGATGTACTGGTCCGCAGGGCAAGAATGCAGGGCTTTAATGCCTGCTGGGTGCCGGGAACAGACCATGCTTCCATTGCTACTGAAGCCAAAGTGGTAGCCAAACTGAAATCGGAAGGAATCAGCAAATCCGACATTACGCGGGAGGAATTTCTGAAACATGCCTGGGAGTGGACCGATAAATACGGCGGAACCATCCTTGAACAGCTGAAAAAGCTGGGCTGTTCCTGTGACTGGGACAGAACCCGCTTCACCATGGAAGAAAAGCTTTCCCGGCAGGTCATCCGGTCTTTTGTAGATTTATATAACAAAGGCTTGATCTATAGAGGTTACAGAATGGTCAACTGGGATCCTGAAGCCAAAACCAATATTTCTGATGAGGAAGTCATTTTTAAGGAACAGAACGGAAAACTCTATTTCCTGAAGTATAAAATTGCCGGTTCGGATGAGTTCCTTACTGTAGCGACCACACGTCCGGAAACGATCTTCGGGGATACTGCCGTGTGTATCAACCCTAACGACGAACGGTATGCTCATCTGAAAGGTAAAGAAGTCATTGTGCCTATCGTTGACCGGGTAATTCCGATTATTGAAGATGAATATGTGGATATTGAATTCGGGACAGGAGTTCTGAAAATTACACCTGCGCATGATACCAATGATTATGAAATTGGCCAGAAGCATAGCCTTCAGATGATCGATGCGCTGGATGATGACGGAAACCTGAATGACCATGGCCTGCATTATGCCGGAAAAAACAGATTTGAGGTAAGAAAGCAGATTGCCAGAGAGCTGGAAGAAAAAGATCTTTTGCTGAAGGCAGAAGATTATGTAAATAAAGTAGGGACTTCCGAAAGAACCGGCGCAGTGATTGAGCCTAAGGTATCCGTTCAGTGGTTCCTGAAAATGTCTGAGATTGCCAAACCTGCACTGGATGTGGTGGTGGATGATGAAGTGAAGTTTTATCCTGAAAAGTTTAAAAATACGTATAAGCACTGGATGGATAACATCCGCGACTGGAATATATCCCGTCAGCTATGGTGGGGGCAACAGATCCCGGCCTATTATTATGGGGACGGTGAAAATGATTTCGTTGTTGCTGAAACCAGGGAAGAAGCATTGGCACTGGCAAAAGAAAAGACCGGGAACCGGGAACTGTCAGCAGATCATTTGAAGCAGGATGAGGACGCCCTCGATACCTGGTTCTCATCATGGTTATGGCCGATGTCTGTTTTCGATGGTCTGCTTGATCCTGAAAATAAAGATATCAATTATTATTATCCGACTTCTGATCTGGTTACCGGGCCGGATATCATCTTCTTCTGGGTGGCCAGGATGATCATGTCCGGACTGGAATACAGAAAAGAAGTTCCGTTTAAGAATGTATATTTTACAGGGATCGTAAGGGATAAGCAGAGACGGAAAATGTCAAAATCGCTGGGGAATTCACCGGATCCGCTTGAGCTGATGGATAAATACGGTGCAGACGGTGTCCGTGTAGGAATCCTTTTAAGTTCCGCAGCAGGAAACGATCTTCTTTTTGATGAAGATCTGATGCTGCAGGGAAGGAACTTCATGACGAAGATCTGGAGCGCATTCCGACTGATCAACATGTGGAACCATGAAGATAAACCGGCCAATACAGCGGACAACCAGGCTATTGAATGGTTTGGGAACAGACTGAATAAAACCATTGCTGAAATTGAGGACCAGTTTGAGAAATTCAGGATTTCTGATGCACTGCATCTGGTATATAAACTCATCTGGGACGATTTCTGTGCCTGGTATCTGGAAGCGATCAAACCGAATTATGGTGAGGGGATTTCAAAAGAAGTATATGATAAAACAATTGAGTTCTTTGAAGAGCTGATGAAGCTTCTGCATCCGTTTATGCCTTTCCTGACGGAAGAATTATGGCAGACCATTTCTGAAAGGAGTATTAATGAGGCTTTGGTTATTGCCCAGCAGAAAAAAGCCGGATCTTATGATGAAGCAATCATTAAAAACTTTGAAACAGCATCCGAATTAATTTCAGGGATAAGAAACTACCGTCAGACCAAAGGTATCTCCCCAAGGGAAACGGTAGACGTTTATACTAATGCTTCGGCATTTGCCAACGAGGCTGTGATTAAAAAGCTTGCTAATGTTTCTGAAGTTTATTTCGGTACAAAAACAGACAAGCCGAGCTTTACTTTCCTGGTAGGTGCTACAGAAGTGTCTATTCCTTTAAGCGAAAACCTTGATCTGGAAGAAGAGAAAAGTAAAACCGAGGAAGAACTGAAATATCTGAAAGGGTTCCTCACTTCTGTTGATAAAAAGCTTTCCAATGAGAAGTTTGTCGCCAATGCAAAACCTGAAGTGGTTGAAACGGAACGCAAAAAACAGAAAGATGCACAGGACAAGATTACGATCCTGGAAGAAAAGCTGAAAAGCCTTTCATAG
- a CDS encoding ribokinase — protein sequence MKFSADQPKIIVVGSSSIDLVLETEKVPSANETVMARNSESYFGGKGANQAVGTSRLGGSVYFVGCVGMDPLGQQIMRNLVNENVNVGFVHETDRDATGTAYVTTADGNAAIVVVPAANHCLDNAHVEAADKYFQTSDLVLVQLEVSMPVIEYTIRKAKKYRKMVGLYASPATPLSKEILDQIDFIVAKSSELHIIFGEEQREDILKKYFNKLFVRDDANSTVYFDGTEMKYFRHDGDKAIYKMGMGDAFTSGFAIALCHGNPIDECVRFGNEVSARVSCKKGSQNGLPRLSDFR from the coding sequence ATGAAATTTTCAGCAGATCAACCCAAAATTATTGTGGTAGGAAGTTCTTCCATAGACCTGGTCCTGGAAACTGAAAAGGTTCCTTCAGCTAATGAGACCGTGATGGCCCGTAATTCGGAAAGCTATTTCGGAGGAAAAGGTGCGAACCAGGCCGTAGGAACATCAAGGTTGGGTGGCAGTGTCTATTTTGTAGGTTGTGTAGGCATGGATCCTCTCGGACAGCAGATCATGAGGAATCTTGTGAACGAAAATGTCAATGTAGGTTTCGTACATGAGACTGACAGGGACGCTACAGGTACAGCCTATGTCACCACCGCTGATGGAAATGCCGCTATCGTAGTGGTTCCGGCGGCCAACCACTGCCTGGATAATGCTCATGTGGAAGCTGCAGACAAATACTTTCAGACTTCAGATCTCGTATTGGTACAGCTGGAAGTGTCGATGCCAGTAATAGAATATACCATCAGAAAGGCAAAGAAATACCGTAAAATGGTTGGCCTGTACGCATCACCCGCAACACCCTTAAGCAAAGAAATTCTGGATCAGATTGATTTTATCGTTGCCAAAAGCAGTGAACTGCATATAATATTCGGGGAAGAACAGCGGGAGGATATCCTGAAAAAATATTTCAATAAACTCTTTGTGCGTGATGATGCGAATTCTACCGTTTACTTTGACGGTACGGAAATGAAATACTTCCGCCATGACGGAGATAAGGCAATCTATAAAATGGGAATGGGGGATGCATTTACTTCAGGCTTTGCCATTGCCCTCTGCCATGGGAATCCTATCGATGAATGCGTAAGATTCGGGAATGAAGTTTCAGCCAGGGTTTCCTGCAAAAAGGGGTCCCAGAACGGATTACCACGGCTTTCAGATTTCAGGTGA
- a CDS encoding HD domain-containing protein, translating to MKNNLIENTAEFVKEQLKGAEAGHDWFHIERVWKLSRKIAQDEDCNHEVVELSALLHDIADPKFHNGNENLALQVSRTFLESQGASEDLIQQVLFVIKNISFKNRNEAPKDLPLELKIVQDADRIDAIGAIGVARTFNFGGFKNNLMYHPDLKPRLDMSKDEYKKSDGTTINHFYEKLLLLKDLMNTRKGKEIAEERHNFMLHFLDQFYREWNVD from the coding sequence ATGAAAAACAATCTGATTGAAAACACAGCAGAATTTGTAAAGGAACAACTTAAAGGGGCGGAAGCCGGGCACGACTGGTTTCATATTGAAAGGGTCTGGAAACTGTCCAGAAAAATTGCTCAGGATGAAGACTGCAATCATGAAGTGGTTGAACTGTCGGCTCTGTTGCATGATATTGCAGATCCTAAGTTTCACAATGGCAATGAAAACCTTGCCTTGCAGGTCTCCCGTACATTCCTTGAAAGCCAGGGTGCCTCGGAGGATCTGATTCAACAGGTTTTATTTGTTATTAAAAATATTTCCTTTAAAAATAGGAATGAAGCCCCAAAAGACCTTCCATTGGAACTTAAGATTGTTCAGGATGCAGACCGTATTGATGCCATTGGAGCGATCGGGGTAGCCAGGACCTTTAATTTCGGAGGTTTTAAAAATAACCTCATGTACCATCCCGACCTGAAGCCGAGACTGGATATGTCTAAGGATGAATATAAAAAATCCGATGGTACCACCATCAATCACTTTTATGAAAAACTCCTCTTGCTGAAAGACCTTATGAATACCCGTAAAGGCAAAGAAATCGCAGAAGAGCGCCATAATTTCATGTTGCATTTCCTTGACCAGTTTTACAGGGAATGGAATGTAGATTAA
- a CDS encoding DUF4241 domain-containing protein, producing MKHIENIKRLFSKSFVESPLLESFEVGKIYLPSGKLVSCDPVITSDMKPFTTVFPKGDFSVLLHKERESNCVAYAEIVFSTEAVKEWSMATTEGQNTAELADDEVFGYPVESGMGCFMDTITQDELNKLEQRLYRSKGVDFMGIYEEFFHDYFFDENGAIDQYAFLKPSEDHPGTIFAFETGYGEGFYASYIGYDEEHRPVKIVTEFIEIS from the coding sequence ATGAAACACATAGAAAACATAAAAAGATTATTTTCCAAAAGCTTTGTTGAAAGCCCTTTACTGGAAAGCTTCGAAGTAGGGAAGATTTATCTTCCGAGCGGAAAACTGGTCTCCTGTGATCCTGTGATCACCAGCGATATGAAGCCCTTCACTACGGTTTTTCCCAAAGGTGATTTTTCTGTCCTGTTGCATAAGGAAAGGGAGAGCAACTGCGTAGCCTATGCGGAAATTGTTTTCAGTACAGAAGCTGTAAAGGAATGGAGCATGGCCACAACCGAAGGCCAGAACACAGCAGAGCTTGCCGATGATGAAGTATTCGGCTATCCTGTAGAGAGTGGCATGGGCTGTTTTATGGATACCATTACGCAGGATGAACTCAATAAACTGGAGCAGAGGCTTTACCGAAGTAAGGGAGTGGATTTCATGGGCATCTATGAAGAGTTTTTTCATGATTACTTTTTCGATGAAAACGGTGCTATAGACCAATACGCTTTCCTGAAGCCCTCGGAAGATCATCCCGGAACTATTTTCGCATTTGAAACTGGCTACGGAGAAGGTTTTTATGCCAGTTATATCGGTTATGATGAAGAGCACAGACCGGTAAAAATCGTTACAGAATTCATTGAAATCAGCTAA
- a CDS encoding alpha/beta fold hydrolase — MKQLTLTTASKNSIEAHVFTPDQNNGSIVLINSATGVKQQVYFSFAQYLSEHGFTVITYDYSGIGLSKPEDLTRCSASMRTWGTEDYKAVTDYIKTHFQDYRKYLLGHSVGALIVGLNEDSVMFEEFAFVGAQNAFVGHLNWKTKIEACLGFGIAQPFFTSLMGYFPAQWFGLGESLPKNCAYDWRILILNRKSTGALLKTAKDYSERLTQKTLVIRAEDDRWLTEKAVNSLLNDTYSHLKPIHRLIRTSESEAGKIGHVNFFRSYNRKLWTIILNEWMHEKQSD, encoded by the coding sequence ATGAAACAGCTGACTCTCACTACTGCAAGTAAAAACTCCATTGAAGCCCATGTGTTTACACCGGATCAGAACAATGGAAGTATCGTGCTTATCAATTCGGCTACCGGCGTAAAGCAGCAGGTTTATTTTTCATTCGCACAATATCTTTCCGAGCATGGATTCACAGTGATTACCTATGATTATTCCGGAATAGGGCTTTCAAAGCCTGAAGACCTCACAAGATGCAGTGCATCCATGAGAACCTGGGGAACAGAAGATTACAAAGCTGTTACAGATTACATCAAAACTCATTTTCAGGATTACAGAAAGTATTTGCTTGGACATTCTGTAGGGGCTTTGATTGTAGGACTGAATGAGGATTCTGTAATGTTTGAAGAATTTGCGTTTGTAGGAGCACAGAATGCCTTTGTAGGACATTTAAACTGGAAAACAAAGATAGAAGCCTGTCTGGGCTTTGGAATTGCACAGCCCTTCTTTACCTCACTGATGGGATATTTTCCGGCACAGTGGTTCGGACTGGGAGAAAGTTTGCCAAAAAATTGCGCTTATGACTGGAGAATCTTAATTTTGAACCGGAAATCTACCGGTGCCCTGCTGAAGACGGCAAAGGATTATTCTGAAAGGCTTACCCAAAAAACACTCGTTATCCGTGCTGAGGATGACCGGTGGCTCACTGAAAAAGCGGTAAACAGTTTGCTGAATGATACGTACAGCCACCTTAAGCCCATTCACAGGTTGATACGGACTTCCGAATCTGAGGCAGGCAAAATAGGGCATGTCAATTTCTTCAGAAGCTATAACAGAAAGCTCTGGACTATTATTTTAAATGAATGGATGCATGAAAAACAATCTGATTGA
- a CDS encoding polyphosphate kinase 2 family protein, with protein MDTQFSDDFLVKGKFSMDKTATEYQGALTKEQGLQLLADEKEKLRKLQEKLYADGSQSLLVILQAMDAAGKDSLIEHVFGGVNPQGCHVTSFKTPNSKEYEHDFLWRHYLALPEKGMIGIFNRSHYESVLVCKVHPEYNLNEKTWKSVKDFDQEFWNNRYESIRNFEKHLAKNGTRIIKIFLNVSKKEQKKRFLDRINEPDKNWKFSAADLPERALFDHYMEAYETAINETSKDHAPWYVIPADNKWLARLAAVQIITETLEKMNLEYPQLSEDDASRLKEAKKQLESE; from the coding sequence ATGGATACACAATTTTCGGATGACTTTCTGGTAAAAGGGAAATTTTCAATGGATAAAACAGCTACGGAATACCAAGGCGCACTGACCAAAGAACAAGGCCTGCAACTCCTTGCCGATGAAAAAGAAAAACTCAGAAAACTTCAGGAGAAATTATACGCAGACGGAAGCCAGTCGCTGCTGGTGATTCTTCAGGCTATGGATGCTGCAGGAAAGGACAGTCTCATCGAGCATGTTTTCGGAGGCGTGAATCCCCAGGGATGCCATGTGACGAGTTTTAAGACACCCAACTCTAAGGAATATGAACACGATTTTCTGTGGCGCCATTATCTTGCCCTGCCCGAAAAAGGAATGATCGGGATCTTCAACCGTTCGCATTACGAAAGCGTTCTGGTGTGTAAAGTCCATCCTGAATACAATCTCAACGAGAAGACCTGGAAATCCGTAAAGGATTTCGACCAGGAATTCTGGAACAACCGTTATGAAAGCATCCGTAATTTTGAAAAGCACCTTGCCAAAAACGGAACAAGGATCATCAAAATCTTTCTGAATGTGTCTAAAAAAGAGCAGAAAAAAAGATTTCTGGACAGGATCAACGAACCGGATAAAAACTGGAAGTTTTCTGCAGCAGACCTTCCGGAGCGCGCCTTGTTTGACCATTATATGGAAGCGTATGAAACAGCGATCAATGAAACGTCAAAAGACCATGCCCCGTGGTATGTGATCCCGGCCGATAATAAATGGCTGGCAAGGCTTGCTGCAGTACAGATCATCACGGAAACCCTTGAAAAAATGAACCTGGAATATCCTCAACTTTCAGAAGACGATGCCTCAAGGCTTAAAGAAGCTAAAAAGCAGCTTGAAAGTGAATAA